Proteins from a single region of Desulfatirhabdium butyrativorans DSM 18734:
- a CDS encoding NADH-quinone oxidoreductase subunit N — protein sequence MNGMLLCVPEMVYGVMALVFGWISLRSPADGRCKSSGIAIVLALLGLGVSVAGMGLAGNAFAGAYHVDRFSQFFKVLLAAGLLMVVWLCRNIEEQTEGIECKWVPECFLLLTLSTAAMMVMVSAVHLIGIYLSLEVSSYSLYILVSLRRERSEPLASAIRYFLIGAGASALMLLGLVLLYGFSRSAQTADIAGLGAEIWREPGPMIGILLFCCGFLFKLAVFPFHFWAPEVYQSAANPIAAYIATASKVAAIALLIRLCSLSAMNAFVPDALAVLAVLTMTVGNLSAIVQKDFKTLLAFSSVAQAGYVLIGVLAMSPEGFAASAFYSLGLLTMKTTCFLVVVKVAANGQNPKIEDLAGLHRRSPVLALALMLALFGLAGIPPTIGFSGKLLLFTAAMQQGRFGLVLFAMINVVISLYYYLQVLKAAYLRDPSPSQPELQLTSGDRILVYGLILVMLVAGFYPEPLLRAAAAATAVL from the coding sequence ATGAACGGCATGCTCCTGTGTGTTCCGGAAATGGTTTACGGCGTCATGGCCCTGGTGTTCGGCTGGATTTCGCTGCGATCTCCGGCGGATGGCCGGTGCAAGTCGTCCGGAATCGCCATCGTCCTGGCTCTTCTGGGTCTTGGGGTGAGTGTTGCCGGCATGGGCCTTGCGGGAAACGCCTTTGCAGGGGCCTACCATGTGGATCGGTTCTCGCAGTTCTTCAAGGTGCTGCTGGCTGCTGGCCTGTTGATGGTGGTCTGGCTTTGCCGAAACATCGAGGAGCAGACCGAGGGCATCGAATGCAAATGGGTGCCGGAGTGCTTTCTTCTCCTGACGCTCTCCACTGCCGCCATGATGGTGATGGTGAGCGCGGTTCATTTGATCGGCATCTATCTTTCGCTCGAGGTTTCCAGCTACAGCCTGTACATTCTCGTATCCCTTCGCAGGGAGCGCTCGGAGCCGCTTGCATCCGCCATTCGCTATTTTCTGATCGGCGCGGGCGCATCCGCCTTGATGCTGCTGGGCCTGGTTCTGCTCTACGGCTTTTCCCGAAGCGCTCAAACGGCGGACATTGCCGGGCTGGGTGCGGAAATCTGGCGCGAGCCAGGGCCCATGATCGGCATCCTGCTGTTTTGCTGTGGTTTTCTGTTTAAACTCGCCGTCTTTCCCTTTCATTTCTGGGCCCCGGAAGTTTACCAGTCTGCAGCCAACCCGATTGCCGCCTATATTGCCACGGCATCCAAGGTGGCGGCCATCGCGCTGTTGATTCGCCTCTGCTCCCTTTCCGCGATGAACGCCTTTGTACCGGATGCGCTGGCCGTACTGGCGGTGCTGACCATGACCGTTGGCAATCTTTCCGCCATCGTTCAGAAGGATTTCAAAACCCTCCTGGCCTTTTCCAGTGTCGCACAGGCAGGGTATGTGCTGATCGGCGTGCTGGCCATGAGCCCGGAGGGTTTTGCCGCATCCGCTTTTTACAGCCTTGGGCTTCTGACCATGAAAACGACTTGTTTTCTGGTCGTGGTGAAGGTGGCGGCAAACGGGCAAAATCCCAAAATCGAGGATTTGGCCGGGCTGCATCGCAGAAGCCCCGTCCTGGCGCTTGCCCTGATGCTGGCCCTGTTCGGTCTTGCCGGTATTCCGCCCACGATCGGATTTTCCGGAAAACTGCTGCTGTTTACCGCAGCCATGCAGCAAGGCAGGTTCGGCCTGGTGCTCTTTGCCATGATCAATGTCGTCATATCGCTGTATTATTACCTGCAGGTGCTCAAAGCGGCTTATCTGCGCGATCCATCTCCATCCCAGCCGGAGTTGCAGCTTACTTCGGGGGATCGCATCCTGGTATATGGGTTGATCCTTGTGATGCTCGTTGCCGGGTTTTATCCGGAGCCTCTGCTTCGCGCTGCGGCAGCAGCGACGGCGGTATTGTGA
- a CDS encoding universal stress protein: MAIRILVPMDDSPNAFRTIDFIASTFKPDCDITLFSVLPDTAALCEMNSPELTPYFVSQQANFCQLEIKKRELVTEALNRAKNALRDAGFDPFRIQIKINPKKEGVARDIVKEAAKGYQVIVMGRRGLSGVQQFLMGSVSQKVLNSVRDISVVIAN; the protein is encoded by the coding sequence ATGGCTATCCGCATACTGGTTCCGATGGACGATTCCCCCAACGCTTTCCGAACAATCGATTTCATTGCCTCCACCTTCAAACCGGACTGCGATATCACCCTGTTCAGCGTCCTGCCCGACACGGCGGCATTGTGTGAAATGAACAGCCCGGAGCTCACCCCGTATTTTGTTTCCCAGCAGGCCAATTTCTGCCAGTTGGAAATCAAGAAACGCGAACTGGTCACCGAAGCCCTCAATCGGGCCAAAAATGCCCTTCGGGATGCCGGTTTCGATCCGTTCCGCATCCAAATCAAAATCAATCCCAAAAAGGAAGGCGTCGCCCGAGACATCGTCAAGGAAGCCGCAAAGGGTTATCAGGTGATTGTCATGGGCAGGCGGGGTCTTTCGGGGGTCCAGCAATTTTTGATGGGAAGCGTTTCCCAGAAGGTGCTCAACTCCGTGCGGGATATCAGTGTGGTGATTGCCAATTGA
- a CDS encoding cytochrome c3 family protein has protein sequence MKADKPFRIALGSAIVLLVIGLFSYAGYSQKSPDRPVRVVFKGIAGNVFFDHKTHAADNGYGIACTDCHHNPPHLDEKYRTCSTCHKPEGDNVKPEICKDCHDPSEIEGFQMLSKTDAYHTQCISCHKQFGAGPTACAECHSSF, from the coding sequence ATGAAAGCCGACAAACCGTTTCGGATCGCTCTGGGTTCCGCCATTGTCCTGCTGGTGATCGGGTTGTTCAGTTATGCGGGATATTCGCAAAAATCGCCGGATCGGCCCGTCCGGGTCGTTTTCAAAGGCATTGCAGGAAACGTTTTTTTCGACCACAAGACACATGCCGCAGATAACGGTTACGGCATCGCCTGCACCGATTGTCATCACAATCCTCCCCATCTCGATGAAAAATACCGCACCTGTTCCACGTGCCATAAACCTGAAGGGGATAATGTCAAACCCGAAATCTGCAAGGACTGCCATGATCCTTCGGAAATCGAAGGCTTCCAGATGCTCAGCAAGACCGATGCTTACCATACACAGTGTATTTCCTGCCACAAGCAGTTCGGCGCCGGGCCGACAGCGTGTGCCGAGTGTCATTCAAGCTTCTGA
- a CDS encoding 4Fe-4S dicluster domain-containing protein, translating to MLKKSFFGFLKPWITYERISKKPLVPQTVSPPGQAVFIIDTPYATQNNVLLQPSVAVKAFQKLRLYEEAPAYAIASVGGKIAHIEPYIGSFGKKQTRITLDHDPHQGEDDSFAQAAAEPGVAILTDFLECLPGKPDFWRLQQREKPISTLLVCAADGDVMVNTRQHVINTRMDAVQDGIARLKSLTGIDDVRIAVPKDFIHGYGHIGATVHFVDTVYPAALPNLMIQQVMGKVVPAGKTPEDLGIMPISVESIAALTDSFQTGKPACEKILTVVAPDGTRHLAAARIGTCIRSVLDAFGIDVADGDRLIQGGPMTGSPLYSLDQPITPEMDALMVQKGTEVPAYADTPCINCGECNRVCPARIQVNMLIRFLEARQYQEAADLYDLLSCIDCGLCTFVCVSRIPISQYIALGKHELALAHSAEEVHG from the coding sequence ATGTTGAAAAAATCCTTTTTCGGCTTTTTGAAACCATGGATCACCTACGAGCGCATTTCAAAGAAACCGCTTGTTCCCCAAACGGTATCCCCTCCCGGCCAGGCTGTTTTCATCATCGATACTCCCTATGCCACGCAAAACAATGTGCTTCTCCAACCATCGGTCGCAGTCAAGGCGTTTCAGAAACTTCGCCTCTATGAAGAGGCACCTGCCTATGCCATTGCATCGGTCGGCGGCAAAATTGCTCATATCGAGCCATACATCGGATCCTTCGGGAAAAAGCAGACGCGGATTACCCTGGACCACGATCCCCATCAGGGTGAGGATGACAGTTTCGCTCAGGCGGCTGCAGAACCCGGTGTCGCCATCCTGACCGATTTTCTGGAGTGTCTTCCCGGCAAACCCGATTTCTGGCGCCTGCAGCAACGGGAAAAGCCCATTTCGACATTGCTGGTTTGCGCTGCAGATGGCGATGTGATGGTCAACACCCGGCAGCATGTCATCAATACCCGAATGGATGCCGTTCAGGACGGAATCGCCCGGCTCAAAAGCCTGACCGGCATCGACGATGTCCGGATTGCCGTACCGAAGGATTTTATCCATGGATACGGGCATATCGGCGCAACGGTTCACTTCGTGGACACCGTTTATCCGGCGGCTCTGCCCAATTTGATGATTCAGCAAGTCATGGGAAAAGTCGTTCCTGCCGGTAAAACGCCCGAAGATCTCGGCATCATGCCGATCAGCGTGGAATCCATTGCGGCTTTGACTGATTCCTTCCAAACCGGCAAACCGGCCTGTGAAAAGATTTTGACCGTCGTCGCTCCGGACGGAACGCGGCATCTGGCTGCAGCCCGCATCGGAACATGCATCCGCAGCGTTCTGGATGCGTTCGGCATCGATGTTGCGGATGGCGATCGCCTCATCCAGGGCGGGCCCATGACCGGCTCGCCGTTGTATTCGCTCGATCAACCCATCACACCCGAAATGGATGCGCTGATGGTCCAGAAGGGAACGGAAGTCCCTGCCTATGCAGACACCCCGTGTATCAACTGCGGGGAATGCAATCGGGTTTGTCCGGCCCGCATTCAGGTCAATATGCTGATCCGATTTCTCGAAGCCCGGCAATATCAGGAGGCAGCGGACCTGTACGACCTGCTCTCCTGTATCGATTGCGGACTTTGTACCTTCGTATGCGTTTCCCGAATTCCCATCTCCCAATACATCGCTCTGGGCAAACACGAGCTGGCCCTGGCGCATTCAGCGGAGGAAGTCCATGGATAA
- a CDS encoding RnfABCDGE type electron transport complex subunit D encodes MDKATFIVSPAPYWHDGSSITERHLHKIWAALPAVVFGIAMYGIPALGVVCLSVSTAMLWELLSNRLTKRPYSIADGNAALIGLLLAMMMPATVPWWTVVIGTFVAIFIGKEIYGGLGGNPFNPALIGLAIIMISWKPLFDFNASLINYDFGFNMAYPLTMIKQHGSAAVGTYKWYELILGLQAGGIGSTCSIGLILGGIYLMLRGFIRWEISLSFLVGIFLTAAIFNGANPVKYATPFIHLITGYTLIGAFFLATDDSSSPVNFLPMILYGLGAGIMTVLIRNIGAYADGVVFAILLFNIANPLLDKIRPIALGKVNDHA; translated from the coding sequence ATGGATAAAGCGACATTCATCGTTTCACCCGCACCGTACTGGCATGACGGAAGCAGCATTACCGAGCGGCATCTGCACAAAATATGGGCAGCCCTGCCCGCGGTCGTTTTCGGCATTGCAATGTACGGCATTCCGGCGCTCGGCGTCGTCTGCCTTTCTGTTTCAACGGCCATGCTGTGGGAGCTTCTGTCAAACCGTCTGACCAAAAGGCCTTACAGTATTGCAGACGGAAATGCCGCGCTGATCGGGTTGCTGCTCGCCATGATGATGCCTGCCACCGTTCCCTGGTGGACAGTGGTGATCGGCACCTTTGTCGCCATTTTCATCGGCAAGGAGATTTACGGCGGCTTGGGCGGCAATCCGTTCAACCCGGCACTGATCGGGCTTGCCATCATCATGATTTCCTGGAAACCGCTGTTCGATTTCAATGCTTCCCTGATCAACTACGATTTCGGCTTCAACATGGCCTATCCCCTCACGATGATCAAACAGCATGGTTCCGCCGCAGTCGGAACATACAAATGGTACGAGCTGATACTCGGTCTGCAGGCGGGCGGCATTGGCTCCACATGTTCGATTGGTCTCATCCTTGGCGGTATTTACCTGATGCTGCGGGGCTTCATCCGATGGGAGATTTCACTCTCCTTTCTGGTGGGTATTTTCCTGACGGCGGCCATCTTCAACGGAGCAAACCCGGTCAAATACGCCACCCCCTTCATTCACCTGATCACCGGATATACCCTGATCGGCGCCTTTTTTCTGGCAACCGACGATTCCTCCTCTCCCGTGAATTTTCTGCCCATGATCCTCTATGGGCTTGGAGCCGGAATCATGACGGTACTCATCCGCAATATCGGGGCTTATGCGGACGGTGTCGTATTTGCCATTCTTCTGTTCAATATCGCCAATCCTTTGCTGGATAAAATCCGGCCCATCGCTTTGGGAAAGGTGAACGATCATGCGTGA
- the rnfG gene encoding RnfABCDGE type electron transport complex subunit G, which produces MREMVKMVVVLTLLCSVSGGLLAALRDGTKDRIENQQLEFVKGPAIRKILVEGAGATNDPIKDRFKLKVDGREESFFVGIVNGKPNLVTFETSGKGFGGTLGMVVGVDVTTDKIIGVAVTTHSETPGIGARAQTDPRFAKQFAGMPLAGEFKVKSDGGKVDALSGATVTSRGVSGALTGAAKLYQDAKPALIEKLNTLKK; this is translated from the coding sequence ATGCGTGAAATGGTGAAAATGGTGGTCGTGCTGACGTTGCTGTGTTCGGTTTCGGGGGGACTGCTTGCCGCATTGCGGGACGGTACCAAGGACCGGATTGAAAACCAGCAACTGGAATTCGTCAAGGGTCCGGCCATTCGCAAAATCCTGGTGGAAGGGGCCGGTGCGACCAACGATCCCATCAAGGATAGGTTCAAGCTGAAAGTCGATGGACGCGAGGAAAGTTTCTTTGTGGGCATCGTGAACGGCAAGCCCAATCTGGTCACTTTCGAGACGTCCGGAAAAGGATTTGGCGGCACGCTGGGTATGGTGGTCGGTGTCGATGTGACCACGGACAAGATCATCGGCGTTGCCGTGACCACACACAGCGAGACACCGGGTATCGGTGCGCGGGCGCAGACCGATCCGAGATTCGCCAAACAGTTTGCAGGAATGCCGCTTGCCGGTGAATTCAAGGTGAAATCCGATGGCGGAAAGGTCGATGCCCTGTCCGGAGCCACGGTGACCTCCCGCGGTGTTTCCGGCGCTTTGACCGGAGCGGCCAAGCTGTATCAGGATGCGAAACCAGCTCTCATTGAAAAACTCAACACACTGAAAAAATAG
- the rsxE gene encoding electron transport complex subunit RsxE translates to MAKSVAQEFTKGLWAEIPPFRLVLGLCPTLAVTKTVENAVGMGIAVVFVLAGSNVLVSMLRKIIPNKVRIACFIIVVATFVTVVELLMQAYTYSLFMKLGIFIPLIVVNCIPLGRAEAFAYKNKVLPSAADGLGLGIGYGLSLTALSALREVFGAGTFLGHSVFGPSFQPFTFMVEAPGAFVCLGLMLCVMNVLGKK, encoded by the coding sequence ATGGCTAAATCCGTTGCACAGGAATTTACGAAAGGGTTGTGGGCGGAAATCCCCCCGTTTCGTCTCGTGCTGGGGCTGTGTCCGACGTTGGCCGTCACCAAGACTGTGGAAAATGCGGTGGGTATGGGCATTGCCGTCGTATTTGTCCTGGCGGGCTCCAACGTTCTGGTATCCATGCTGAGAAAGATCATTCCGAACAAGGTCCGAATCGCCTGCTTCATCATCGTCGTAGCCACCTTCGTCACTGTTGTCGAATTGCTGATGCAGGCATACACGTATTCGCTTTTCATGAAGTTGGGGATATTCATTCCCCTCATCGTGGTCAACTGCATTCCTCTCGGTCGGGCGGAAGCCTTCGCATACAAGAACAAAGTCCTTCCTTCGGCGGCCGACGGTCTGGGGCTCGGCATCGGATACGGGCTTTCCCTGACGGCGCTCTCCGCTCTCCGGGAGGTGTTCGGCGCAGGCACATTTTTGGGTCATTCGGTATTCGGCCCGTCTTTTCAACCATTCACGTTCATGGTGGAAGCCCCAGGTGCCTTCGTGTGTCTCGGTCTCATGTTGTGCGTGATGAACGTTCTGGGCAAGAAATAG
- the rsxA gene encoding electron transport complex subunit RsxA, whose translation MGDIFVLLISTILVNNILLIQYLGNCPFLGTSKRMETATGMAMAVVFVIVLAGVITWLVEYFVLRTLNLEYLRTMSFIVVIASLVQFVEMFLKKSIPALYAGLGIYLPLITTNCAVLGVCLINIKEDYNFLQTVITSLGYSVGYGFALVLFAGVRERILLARVPKPLQDTSIGLVTAGLFSLSFFAFKGMV comes from the coding sequence ATGGGTGATATTTTTGTCCTGTTGATCAGTACGATTCTCGTCAACAATATCCTGCTGATTCAGTATTTGGGGAATTGTCCGTTTCTGGGCACTTCCAAGAGGATGGAAACCGCAACCGGCATGGCCATGGCCGTCGTTTTCGTGATCGTTCTGGCGGGCGTGATCACCTGGCTGGTCGAATACTTCGTTCTCAGGACCCTGAATCTGGAATACCTGCGAACGATGTCCTTCATCGTCGTCATTGCATCCCTGGTGCAGTTCGTCGAAATGTTCCTCAAGAAATCCATTCCGGCGTTGTATGCCGGGCTGGGCATTTACCTGCCACTGATCACGACGAACTGCGCCGTTCTGGGTGTCTGCCTCATCAATATCAAAGAGGACTACAATTTCCTGCAGACCGTGATCACCTCTTTGGGGTACTCGGTCGGGTATGGTTTTGCCTTGGTTCTATTTGCAGGCGTTCGGGAGCGAATTTTGCTTGCGAGGGTCCCCAAACCCCTTCAGGACACCTCGATCGGTCTCGTCACCGCAGGCCTTTTTTCCCTTTCCTTTTTTGCCTTCAAGGGCATGGTTTGA
- a CDS encoding (Fe-S)-binding protein, with protein MIEAVLFMLALGCACGTLLSAASRIFYVYEDPRIAQVEECLAGANCGGCGFAGCSAAAVVAGKAKPGVCIVAGAEGVPLARCTCISAGRK; from the coding sequence ATGATCGAAGCCGTCCTGTTCATGCTCGCACTGGGATGCGCATGCGGCACCTTGCTCAGCGCAGCTTCTCGCATTTTTTACGTGTATGAAGACCCTCGCATTGCCCAGGTGGAAGAATGCCTCGCGGGGGCCAATTGCGGCGGATGCGGCTTTGCCGGATGTTCCGCCGCCGCTGTCGTTGCCGGAAAGGCAAAACCGGGCGTCTGCATCGTCGCCGGGGCCGAAGGCGTGCCGCTCGCTCGATGCACTTGTATCTCAGCGGGCAGGAAGTGA
- a CDS encoding type II toxin-antitoxin system Phd/YefM family antitoxin yields the protein MAIQTTYTHARAKLDSILDMVTKNREVVIIQRRGSEDVALITADELAGIMETAHLLRSPNNARRLLAALDRARKASGASQTIDELRNEVGFE from the coding sequence ATGGCAATTCAAACAACATATACCCACGCCCGAGCAAAGCTGGATTCTATATTAGACATGGTAACCAAAAATCGGGAAGTGGTCATCATCCAGCGACGCGGGAGTGAGGACGTCGCCTTGATAACCGCCGACGAGTTAGCCGGTATAATGGAAACCGCGCATTTGCTTCGATCTCCTAACAATGCAAGGCGGCTTCTTGCCGCACTCGATAGAGCACGAAAAGCATCAGGCGCATCGCAGACGATTGATGAGCTTCGTAACGAGGTTGGTTTTGAGTAA
- a CDS encoding Txe/YoeB family addiction module toxin produces MSFVTRLVLSKRPSEKSETKLLRESVFQPEFRDDLKFWVETDRKTALRVFQLIEAIMHDPFQGIGKPEPLKFLGPGVWSRRITQEHRLVYVVANEKIDFLQARYHY; encoded by the coding sequence ATGAGCTTCGTAACGAGGTTGGTTTTGAGTAAGCGGCCTTCAGAGAAATCCGAGACCAAATTGCTGAGAGAGTCTGTATTTCAACCAGAGTTTAGGGATGACCTGAAATTCTGGGTAGAAACAGACCGCAAGACAGCCCTTCGCGTTTTTCAATTGATTGAGGCAATCATGCATGATCCCTTTCAAGGTATCGGCAAACCTGAGCCTCTAAAATTTCTCGGACCCGGAGTTTGGTCCCGTCGAATTACCCAGGAACATCGGCTGGTTTATGTTGTGGCGAATGAAAAAATTGATTTTCTTCAAGCGCGCTATCATTATTAA
- a CDS encoding glycosyltransferase family 4 protein, which translates to MNILFYSPMKPLDHPNPSGDQTTAIGLVSFLKACGHRVETASRARARWLYWKPWLFPGIIADIRRIERGCFCHKPDLFLTHHSYYKAPDVIGPEVCRRLGIPYVVFQGIFSTKQRRNPKTWPGYVLNRKALRFTDHVFTNRLIDFENLKRLVPVSRLSYVRPGINPEEFRFSQVQRAQWRERLGIAPDMPIVVSAAMMRPGVKADGIAWMIETSKRLLAGGQRHVLLVAGAGPEEDRLKALASGNRSIVFLGKIPRNCLFSVYSTGDVFAFPGIRESLGMVYLEAQSCGLPVVAFDNGGIAEVVCRNETGFLTPPFDTGAFDAALIRLLNDARLRRQMGVAAMHSVRSDYDAAKNFRTVESVLLGLSGG; encoded by the coding sequence GTGAATATCCTCTTTTACAGTCCGATGAAACCGCTTGACCATCCGAATCCTTCCGGGGATCAGACGACGGCCATCGGACTGGTTTCCTTTCTGAAAGCCTGCGGGCATCGGGTGGAGACGGCGAGTCGGGCCCGGGCCCGCTGGCTCTACTGGAAACCCTGGCTATTCCCCGGAATCATCGCGGACATCCGCCGCATCGAGCGCGGATGCTTCTGCCACAAACCCGATCTCTTTCTCACCCATCACAGCTATTACAAGGCCCCGGATGTCATCGGCCCTGAAGTATGCCGAAGACTTGGGATTCCCTATGTCGTTTTTCAGGGGATATTTTCCACCAAACAGCGCCGGAATCCGAAAACCTGGCCGGGCTATGTGCTCAACCGAAAGGCGTTGCGGTTTACGGATCACGTATTTACCAATCGGCTTATCGATTTCGAAAACCTCAAGCGGCTTGTTCCCGTCTCCCGGTTGAGCTATGTGCGTCCCGGGATCAATCCGGAAGAATTCCGCTTTTCGCAAGTGCAACGGGCCCAATGGCGAGAGCGCCTCGGCATTGCTCCCGATATGCCGATCGTCGTGAGTGCCGCCATGATGCGACCGGGCGTCAAGGCGGACGGTATTGCCTGGATGATCGAAACCAGCAAACGGCTTCTGGCCGGAGGGCAGCGTCATGTCCTGCTCGTTGCGGGAGCCGGTCCCGAAGAAGATCGGCTCAAAGCGCTTGCTTCCGGAAACCGCTCCATCGTATTCTTGGGAAAAATTCCCCGAAACTGCCTGTTTTCGGTATATAGTACGGGAGACGTTTTCGCTTTTCCCGGCATTCGGGAAAGTCTCGGGATGGTTTATCTGGAGGCACAAAGTTGCGGGCTTCCGGTGGTCGCTTTCGACAATGGCGGCATTGCGGAGGTTGTCTGCCGCAATGAAACGGGATTCCTGACGCCGCCTTTCGATACGGGAGCCTTCGATGCCGCCCTGATCCGGTTGCTGAACGATGCCCGCTTGCGCAGGCAGATGGGCGTTGCAGCGATGCATTCGGTGCGAAGCGACTATGATGCCGCCAAAAACTTCCGAACGGTTGAAAGCGTTCTCCTGGGCCTGTCTGGGGGATAG
- the selD gene encoding selenide, water dikinase SelD, producing MQQEKPLRLTQTVKGAGUASKLAPGDLERALCGLVFPTDENVMVGLSRADDAGVYRISDTLALIQTVDFFTPVVDDPYWFGQIAAANALSDVYAMGGVPKTAMNLVGFPSKTMDIGILRQVIQGGIDKIAEAGAVLIGGHSVDDTELKYGLSITGFVHPDRVLIKTSLQPGDQLILTKPLGTGIVNTAIKAGLAETALIERVTQWMAALNRTAAETMASYRVHACTDITGFGLLGHLAEMVQGSGYGVRILAGSVPFFPEAKAFAAMGLVPAGAYRNREFRNTMVRFAPEIDPFVGDIFFDPQTSGGLLIGVAQTDAGSLLDALHRNGLQDAARIGHVLPEQQAIIEVLP from the coding sequence ATGCAGCAGGAAAAGCCTCTTCGCCTGACACAGACCGTCAAAGGCGCCGGCTGAGCGTCGAAACTGGCTCCGGGGGACCTGGAGCGGGCTTTGTGCGGTCTGGTGTTTCCAACCGACGAAAACGTGATGGTCGGCTTGTCTCGAGCCGACGATGCGGGTGTGTACCGTATTTCGGATACCCTTGCCCTCATCCAGACGGTCGATTTCTTCACACCTGTCGTGGATGACCCGTATTGGTTCGGGCAGATTGCGGCTGCCAATGCGCTGAGCGATGTCTATGCGATGGGCGGTGTTCCCAAGACAGCCATGAATCTGGTCGGATTTCCCAGCAAGACGATGGATATCGGTATTCTCCGGCAGGTGATCCAGGGCGGTATCGACAAGATTGCCGAGGCGGGCGCCGTTCTGATCGGCGGGCACAGCGTGGACGATACGGAGTTGAAATATGGCCTTTCGATTACGGGCTTCGTGCATCCGGATCGGGTGCTGATCAAGACCAGTCTGCAGCCCGGGGATCAATTGATTCTCACCAAACCCCTTGGAACGGGTATCGTCAACACGGCCATCAAGGCAGGGCTTGCGGAAACCGCGCTGATCGAGCGTGTCACCCAATGGATGGCTGCCTTGAACCGAACGGCAGCCGAGACCATGGCATCCTATCGCGTGCACGCCTGCACGGACATTACAGGATTCGGCCTTTTGGGACATCTGGCCGAAATGGTGCAGGGTTCGGGTTACGGGGTCCGCATACTCGCAGGCAGTGTGCCGTTTTTCCCGGAGGCAAAAGCGTTTGCCGCCATGGGCCTTGTGCCTGCCGGTGCGTACCGGAACCGGGAATTCCGAAATACAATGGTTCGTTTCGCCCCGGAGATCGATCCGTTTGTCGGCGATATTTTCTTCGATCCACAGACTTCCGGCGGGCTTCTGATCGGCGTAGCGCAGACGGATGCCGGTTCCCTGCTGGATGCGCTGCATCGAAACGGCCTGCAGGATGCGGCCCGGATCGGTCACGTATTGCCGGAACAGCAGGCCATCATAGAGGTGCTCCCCTGA